In a single window of the Notamacropus eugenii isolate mMacEug1 chromosome 4, mMacEug1.pri_v2, whole genome shotgun sequence genome:
- the LOC140502391 gene encoding small ribosomal subunit protein eS27-like, which yields MDIKCSGCYKITIVFSHAQMMVLCVRCSTVLCQPSGGKARLTEGYSFRQKRTNDLIKMNEKL from the coding sequence ATGGACATAAAGTGCTCAGGGTGCTATAAAATCACCATTGTCTTCAGCCATGCACAAATGATGGTTCTCTGTGTCAGATGCTCCACTGTACTCTGTCAGCCTAGTGGAGGCAAGGCAAGACTTACAGAAGGATATTCCTTTAGACAGAAGCGTACTAATGACTTAATCAAGATGAATGAAAAATtgtaa